The Bdellovibrio bacteriovorus DNA segment CTGAAAACTCGCTCGCTGAGAGGCCGCAGGATCTATCTTCATATAGCGTTCGATGTGTTCTTCAAATAGGGCTATTTGTTTTTTAGATTGCTCTGCGTATTTTGAAACGTCTTGCTGATTGTTGCCGGACAACCCGATACTCCGCACGTGAATGCGCAGTTCGCGAATGGTGGCACGCAGATCCGCGAGTTCTTTGAGAGAAGGAAGATTTTCATCAGCAACAATACTGTATTCGTCAGCAACTTCGTTTAGGAAATAAAAACCAATCGCTCCGCTTGTCGCAGCTAGTAGCGATACAAACAAACCCATGACTGTAAGCTTCGCTTTAAGACTCCAAGATTTCATAAACGTCTACTCCAGTTGGTAAAGGTTCCTAAAGAATTCATCGGCTGGAGTTGTGAAAGATGTAGAAGAAAAGATCACAAAAAATAAACTTCATGTTTTTTTGGACCTAAACATTTCGACGAAAATTAGACATCACAAAAGTAAGTTTAGCAGAATGAAAATTAAATGGAAATGTGATGTGGAAAAGTAAACGAGAGGGGGAAAGAATTGCCCCCGAAGTATCTAATGCAAGACTTCCTTTGGAGAAAGAAGCTTAATAATAAGTTCTGTCAGTTCTTTGCGGCGAACAGGTTTTGTCATCACCTCATCGCATCCGGCATCTAAGCATTTCTTGGCTTCTTCCTTCATTGCATGAGCAGTGAGGGCGATGATAGGACCGCCGTAACCGTTATCACGGGCTCGTCCTGTGGCTTCATAACCGTCCATCAAGGGCATTTGAATATCCATCAAGACTATATCCGGCTTTCTATCGGATATCATGCTCAGAGCTTCTGCGCCGGAGCTGGCCTCAATGATTTCTGATCCGGAGTGTTTCAAATAGCGATCAATCAAAAGGCGGTTATCACTCACATCATCAACGACAAGAATCTTTTTACCTTCCAGAACTTCAACTTTAGCTTGGCTGCCTTCTTGAGGAAGAGTCGCTAAGTGAGGAGCGTTGGCCAGGGCTTGCGAATTCTCTAAAATCATTGAAATTTCAAATGTGGAACCTTCGCCAGGCACAGATTCTTTTAGAATCAAATCCCCATGAAGTGTTTGAGCTAAGTGCCTAGAAATCACTAAGCCTAATCCCGTGCCACCAAAGCGACGTCGAGTCGAAATATCCGCCTGACTGAAAGGTTGGAAAAGATTTTTCTGTTCGTCTTTGGAAATTCCGATACCAGAGTCTTTCACTTTGAAAAACAATCGCGTGGAATTTCTGCCAGCTGGCTCGGCGGTCACTTCGACGTCGACGCTTCCTTTTTCCGTAAACTTCACGGCATTACCGATGATGTTTAAAAGAACCTGCTTAATACGAATCGGATCAGAATAAAATTTAGATTGCGGCAAGAATCGGCGAATGCGCAGAGCGATGCCCTTTTGTTCACAGCGCAAGTTCAATGTCGCGCTGATATCATCAATCACTTCATCCAAAGAAAATTTTGCTTTTACCAATTGAAGCTGTTGCGCTTCGATTTTTGAAAGATCCAAAATATCATCGATAAGACGCAGAAGAAGTTCTCCGTTACGACGGATGGCCGCTAAACAGTCCAATCTTTCATCTTCGCTCAGAACTTCCTGGGAAAGAACGTCAGAAAATCCTAAAACCGAAGCCAGGGGCGTGCGAATTTCGTGAGACATGTTCGCTAAGAACTGGCTTTTTGCCATATTGGCGTCTTCTGCTCTTCTGCGAAGGTTTTCAACTTCCTTCATCTGTTCACGCAAAAGACGAGCTTGATAATCTAGCTGAACGAAGGCCTGCACTTTGCTGCGAACGATGTAGGGATCCAAAGGTTTAAACATTAAATCGATGGCACCGGTTTCATAGCCCTCGAAGATGATGGACTGATCGCGCTGTTCTGCCGTCACAAAGATAACTGGCAGATTGCGGGTGCGATGCACACCACGAATAAGTCTTGCGAGTTCAAAACCGCTGACCCCAGGCATTTGAATATCTAAAAGCGCCAATGCGAAATCGTGCTCCAGAATATGATTTAAGGCCTCTTCCGCATTGACGGCAGAGTATATATCGATGTCATCATTCGCAATCAGCTCTGACATCGCAACAATGTTTTCTCGGTGGTCATCCACGACGAGAATTTTTGTTTTATCCATGTTTCTCCCAAACATGCCATCTCCACGAACGTACCGAATCATGTAAACAAGTTGTTATAGCTGTTGTCCACATCTATTACAGAATCATTAATTACACTTTTCTCATTTTCTTTGCTACTTGCATTGGATTCTTTTGATAAATTCTTTGTCCCGCATCAATCTCATCAAACGATTCGTTGTGCTGCGAAAAGCGCAAAGTTTCTTTGGAACCCAAGCCTAAAAATCCGCGATCACTTAAAGAGTTATAGAAAAGATCAAAAACCCGTCCTTGCAACTCTCGATTGAAATAGATCATCACGTTGCGACAGAAAATTACGTTGTGCTCTAAGAAAGACTCATCAGTCGCCAAATTATGATCAGAGAAGACAACGTGATCACGCAAGGAAGACCGAAAGCGCGCTAAGTTATAGTCTGCCGTATAGTACTCCGAAGGACTTTCTTTTCCGCCAGCGGCGGTATAGTTTTTCGCGAAGGCGCGCATGCTTTCAACGCTATAAATACCTTCTGAGGCGGTCTTTAAAGAATTGTGATTTATATCAGTCGCGTAGATCAGCGACCTTTCATACAAACCCTCTTCTTGAAGCAAAATAGCTAAACTATAAACTTCTTCTCCGGTACTACAGCCCGCGATCCAGAAGTTGAGCGCGGGGTAAGTCTTCAGCATGGGCACAACTTTTTCACGAAACGACAGAAAAAACGAAGGATCGCGAAAAAGCTCCGTCGTCGAAACCGTCAATTGAGGAACCAGTTCCGCAAAAAAGCGTGGATCGCGCAGAATACGAGCCATAAGCTCTAACTCATCTGGCAGACCGTACTTCGTCAACAGACCTTCAATTCTGCGGGTGAACGAGCTTTCATTATAGCCAGTAAAGTCGTAGCCGTACTTCTCGTAAATTCCCTGCAGTAAAAGTTTTCTTGCCAGAGCATCGTTCATTAAACAACAGTCTCCAAGGAAGAAATCCACACTTTCAATACCGAAACCAAACTGCCTAAATTGATCGGCTTCGGTAGATAATCATTGGCACCGACTTGAATGCACTTCTCGTGATC contains these protein-coding regions:
- a CDS encoding response regulator is translated as MDKTKILVVDDHRENIVAMSELIANDDIDIYSAVNAEEALNHILEHDFALALLDIQMPGVSGFELARLIRGVHRTRNLPVIFVTAEQRDQSIIFEGYETGAIDLMFKPLDPYIVRSKVQAFVQLDYQARLLREQMKEVENLRRRAEDANMAKSQFLANMSHEIRTPLASVLGFSDVLSQEVLSEDERLDCLAAIRRNGELLLRLIDDILDLSKIEAQQLQLVKAKFSLDEVIDDISATLNLRCEQKGIALRIRRFLPQSKFYSDPIRIKQVLLNIIGNAVKFTEKGSVDVEVTAEPAGRNSTRLFFKVKDSGIGISKDEQKNLFQPFSQADISTRRRFGGTGLGLVISRHLAQTLHGDLILKESVPGEGSTFEISMILENSQALANAPHLATLPQEGSQAKVEVLEGKKILVVDDVSDNRLLIDRYLKHSGSEIIEASSGAEALSMISDRKPDIVLMDIQMPLMDGYEATGRARDNGYGGPIIALTAHAMKEEAKKCLDAGCDEVMTKPVRRKELTELIIKLLSPKEVLH
- a CDS encoding CheR family methyltransferase, whose protein sequence is MNDALARKLLLQGIYEKYGYDFTGYNESSFTRRIEGLLTKYGLPDELELMARILRDPRFFAELVPQLTVSTTELFRDPSFFLSFREKVVPMLKTYPALNFWIAGCSTGEEVYSLAILLQEEGLYERSLIYATDINHNSLKTASEGIYSVESMRAFAKNYTAAGGKESPSEYYTADYNLARFRSSLRDHVVFSDHNLATDESFLEHNVIFCRNVMIYFNRELQGRVFDLFYNSLSDRGFLGLGSKETLRFSQHNESFDEIDAGQRIYQKNPMQVAKKMRKV